A genomic segment from Candidatus Zixiibacteriota bacterium encodes:
- the mce gene encoding methylmalonyl-CoA epimerase, with the protein MSKPLISHIGIAVSDLEAAARNFGLITGQKAPDVHEVADQKVKVAIFASAGVEGGRIELVAPSSPDSPVAKFIEKRGEGLHHICIFVDDIHATLSELRAEGVRLIDEKPRRGAEGNLIAFVHPSSMNGVLIELEEKPK; encoded by the coding sequence ATGAGTAAACCGTTGATTTCACACATAGGGATAGCGGTCTCGGATTTGGAGGCCGCCGCGAGGAATTTCGGGCTTATTACGGGGCAGAAGGCGCCTGATGTTCACGAGGTTGCGGATCAGAAAGTCAAAGTCGCCATATTCGCCTCGGCTGGGGTTGAGGGTGGCCGCATTGAATTGGTGGCGCCGTCATCGCCCGATAGCCCGGTCGCGAAATTCATAGAAAAACGCGGGGAAGGGCTCCACCATATCTGCATCTTCGTTGATGATATCCACGCTACGTTGTCCGAACTCAGGGCGGAAGGAGTCAGGCTCATCGACGAAAAGCCGCGACGCGGCGCCGAAGGCAATCTCATTGCCTTTGTACATCCGTCGTCAATGAACGGGGTTCTTATAGAGCTGGAAGAAAAGCCTAAGTAA
- a CDS encoding prepilin-type N-terminal cleavage/methylation domain-containing protein has product MFSRLHNRKGFTLIELMIVVVIIGILAALAIPRFMQATTKSKQSEAKQILKQIYTMERAFRQETGSYSLNLNQIGVEIMADARYAYVITSNDLTAEFLATAAATVEDLDDDAAVDTWTIDQDGTLTNTINDVTT; this is encoded by the coding sequence ATGTTCTCAAGACTTCACAATCGCAAGGGCTTCACCCTCATCGAGTTGATGATCGTGGTCGTTATCATTGGTATTTTGGCCGCGTTGGCTATTCCGCGCTTCATGCAGGCCACTACCAAGTCGAAGCAGTCTGAAGCCAAGCAGATTCTCAAGCAGATTTACACGATGGAGCGCGCTTTCCGTCAGGAAACCGGCTCGTATTCGTTAAACCTGAACCAGATAGGCGTAGAAATCATGGCTGACGCCCGTTATGCCTATGTCATCACCAGCAACGATCTCACCGCCGAGTTCCTGGCTACGGCCGCGGCTACTGTCGAGGATCTTGATGACGATGCTGCCGTTGATACCTGGACCATTGACCAGGACGGTACGCTTACCAACACCATCAACGACGTGACCACATAA
- the accC gene encoding acetyl-CoA carboxylase biotin carboxylase subunit, which yields MGKKIKKILIANRGEIAVRVIRACRDMGITSVAVFSEADKTAYHVRMADEAYHIGPPPSSESYLVFDKIISVARKSGADAIHPGYGFLAENGAFARRCEDEGIIFIGPKSGTIDLLGDKLQARAAALKANLPVVPGGEFARGNLEDALKKADEIGYPVLIKAAAGGGGKGMRVVLSAGDFEESLKRASSEALSAFGDGRVYTEKYLERPRHIEIQILCDTHGNGIYLGERECSIQRRHQKVIEESPSAMMTPDLREKMGAAAVNIAKQTGYVGAGTVEFMVDDRDNSFYFLEVNTRLQVEHPVTELITGVDLVKEQIAIAEGETLRYRQEDIKLNGHAIECRVCAEDPEQDFMPSTGKLKNYRIPAGPGVRVDSGVVIFSEVPIYYDPLIAKLIVWGKDRQEAINRTKRALEEYRVSGVKTTIGFCRSVMDNGRFVEGKLSTRFLQEEYPEHSYGVVDDNLKLQAALAVAVDKFVKERKITISNDKSTATQSGWVSYYRRGGLRDFGGSR from the coding sequence ATGGGTAAGAAGATCAAAAAGATACTAATCGCCAACCGCGGCGAAATAGCCGTCAGAGTGATACGGGCCTGTCGCGACATGGGGATTACATCAGTAGCGGTTTTCTCCGAGGCGGACAAGACGGCGTACCACGTGCGTATGGCCGACGAGGCCTATCATATCGGCCCCCCGCCATCGTCGGAGAGCTATCTCGTCTTCGATAAGATAATATCCGTGGCCCGCAAGTCGGGAGCCGATGCTATCCATCCCGGCTATGGTTTCCTTGCCGAGAATGGCGCTTTCGCCAGACGATGCGAAGACGAGGGGATAATCTTTATAGGGCCGAAGTCCGGTACAATTGACCTTCTCGGCGATAAACTTCAGGCCCGCGCGGCGGCTCTCAAGGCCAATCTGCCGGTGGTACCCGGGGGAGAGTTCGCCAGGGGGAATCTCGAAGATGCACTTAAGAAAGCGGATGAAATCGGTTATCCGGTGCTCATCAAAGCGGCCGCTGGCGGCGGCGGTAAAGGTATGCGCGTCGTACTGAGCGCAGGTGACTTCGAGGAGTCGCTCAAACGCGCTTCAAGTGAGGCATTGTCCGCTTTCGGTGATGGCCGCGTCTATACCGAAAAATATCTTGAGCGCCCCCGGCACATAGAAATTCAAATACTCTGCGACACGCACGGTAACGGTATCTATCTCGGAGAAAGAGAGTGTTCCATCCAGCGCCGCCACCAGAAGGTAATCGAAGAGTCGCCATCGGCGATGATGACACCCGACCTTCGTGAAAAGATGGGCGCCGCCGCCGTGAACATTGCGAAACAAACCGGTTATGTTGGCGCGGGTACGGTCGAGTTCATGGTCGATGACCGCGACAACTCGTTCTATTTCCTCGAGGTGAATACGCGTCTTCAGGTTGAACACCCGGTCACAGAGCTTATCACCGGCGTCGATCTCGTCAAGGAACAGATCGCTATCGCCGAGGGTGAGACACTGCGGTATCGGCAGGAGGATATCAAGCTCAATGGTCACGCTATCGAGTGCCGCGTCTGCGCCGAAGACCCCGAGCAGGATTTCATGCCATCGACCGGCAAACTCAAAAATTACCGTATCCCCGCCGGTCCGGGAGTGCGCGTTGATTCGGGCGTGGTGATTTTCTCCGAGGTCCCCATCTACTATGACCCGCTGATTGCCAAGTTGATAGTGTGGGGCAAGGATCGCCAGGAAGCTATCAATCGCACCAAACGCGCTCTCGAAGAGTACCGTGTGTCGGGTGTTAAGACCACCATCGGATTTTGCCGGTCGGTGATGGATAACGGCCGCTTTGTCGAGGGAAAGCTTTCGACCCGGTTTCTTCAGGAAGAATACCCTGAGCATTCATACGGTGTGGTCGATGACAATCTGAAACTTCAGGCCGCGCTGGCGGTGGCGGTTGATAAATTCGTCAAGGAACGCAAGATTACGATAAGTAACGATAAATCGACTGCCACTCAGTCAGGCTGGGTCAGCTACTATCGTCGCGGCGGTCTGCGCGATTTTGGAGGGAGCCGCTGA
- a CDS encoding type II secretion system protein, with the protein MFRRHRDNRGFTLIELMIVVVIIGILAAMAIPRFMKATTKTKQSEARLILKQIYVNQQAYKQQTGSYYITAATASNGNPDAFAEIWVQVMTPAKYSYTINATANTFTATATGNIDDDAAEDIWTINDGGTMVNTSNDAVL; encoded by the coding sequence ATGTTCAGACGACATCGCGACAATAGGGGCTTCACCTTGATCGAGTTGATGATCGTTGTGGTCATTATAGGTATTCTGGCCGCCATGGCCATACCGCGCTTTATGAAAGCCACCACGAAGACAAAGCAGTCGGAGGCGAGGCTGATTCTCAAGCAGATATATGTCAACCAGCAGGCGTACAAGCAGCAAACGGGTTCGTATTACATTACAGCCGCGACAGCGTCAAACGGAAATCCTGATGCTTTCGCGGAGATTTGGGTTCAGGTGATGACACCGGCTAAATACAGCTATACCATAAATGCTACGGCCAACACGTTCACCGCCACCGCCACCGGGAATATAGATGACGATGCCGCTGAAGATATCTGGACCATCAACGACGGCGGTACTATGGTGAACACCTCTAATGATGCTGTGCTATAG
- a CDS encoding sigma-54 dependent transcriptional regulator: MPARILVIDDEDSMCNFMEIMLAKEGYSVDTAHSGIEGVNLIKENNYDLVIADLNMPEMSGIEVLKEVRSMNIEQDLIMMTAYASVDTAIEAMKHGAVDYITKPFKVDEIKLVIEKSISRKRLIKENVTLKKQLQGDNSFDNFIGNSEVVAKMKKIAQRVATSDSTVLIRGESGTGKDLIAKAIHHHSPRCGGPFVTINCAALPESLLESELFGHRKGSFTGAIKDKDGLFKVADGGTFFLDEVGNTSVAIQVKLLRVLEEKKIIPVGDTKPIDVDVRLIAATNSDLENDVKMGRFRADLFYRLNVIPIYIPPLRERKEDVSILVKHFIEKYCHKVNMPAKIISSEAMALLINFHWPGNVRELENTIERAVLLNRTDIIEVSDLPERLSKVESIAAVSDAQPANPTLESIEKAYIHYVMSRTGGKKTQAAKILGIDTSTLYRKLERYDLKESPGQKNSPDDDSSD; the protein is encoded by the coding sequence ATGCCGGCCAGAATCTTGGTGATAGACGACGAAGATTCGATGTGTAACTTCATGGAGATAATGCTGGCCAAGGAAGGTTACTCTGTCGACACCGCGCACTCCGGCATCGAAGGTGTCAATCTCATAAAAGAAAACAACTACGACCTCGTCATAGCCGATTTGAACATGCCTGAAATGAGCGGCATCGAGGTGCTCAAGGAAGTCCGTTCGATGAATATCGAACAGGACCTGATTATGATGACAGCCTATGCGTCGGTGGACACGGCTATCGAAGCCATGAAGCACGGCGCTGTCGACTATATCACCAAGCCTTTTAAGGTGGATGAAATAAAGCTCGTTATAGAAAAATCTATCAGCCGCAAGCGTCTCATAAAAGAAAACGTTACCCTCAAAAAGCAACTTCAGGGCGATAACTCCTTCGACAACTTCATCGGCAACTCCGAGGTTGTCGCAAAGATGAAAAAGATCGCCCAGCGAGTAGCCACCTCGGATTCCACTGTCCTTATTCGCGGCGAGTCGGGCACCGGCAAGGACCTTATCGCCAAAGCTATCCATCACCACTCTCCTCGTTGTGGCGGTCCCTTCGTGACCATCAACTGCGCCGCCCTGCCGGAGAGCCTTCTGGAGTCGGAACTGTTCGGACACAGGAAGGGTTCGTTTACCGGCGCCATCAAAGATAAAGACGGACTTTTTAAAGTGGCCGATGGCGGCACGTTCTTCCTTGATGAGGTAGGCAACACTTCGGTGGCAATCCAGGTCAAGCTGTTGAGAGTTTTGGAAGAGAAAAAGATTATCCCGGTGGGCGATACCAAACCGATTGATGTCGATGTGCGTTTGATAGCCGCCACCAATTCCGATCTGGAAAACGATGTCAAGATGGGACGTTTCCGCGCCGATTTGTTTTACCGTCTCAACGTGATCCCGATTTATATCCCGCCGCTGAGGGAGCGCAAGGAAGATGTCTCCATTCTGGTAAAACACTTTATCGAGAAATATTGTCACAAAGTCAATATGCCGGCCAAGATAATATCGTCGGAGGCAATGGCTCTGCTGATCAATTTCCACTGGCCGGGTAACGTCAGGGAACTCGAAAATACCATCGAGCGCGCCGTTCTTCTTAATCGCACCGATATAATCGAGGTTTCGGATCTGCCGGAGAGACTCTCCAAAGTCGAGAGTATTGCCGCGGTCAGCGATGCTCAGCCGGCCAACCCGACCCTGGAATCGATCGAAAAGGCGTATATCCATTATGTTATGAGTCGAACCGGCGGCAAGAAGACGCAGGCCGCCAAAATTCTTGGAATTGACACCTCGACCCTGTATCGAAAACTGGAACGTTATGATTTGAAAGAGAGTCCGGGCCAGAAAAATTCACCGGATGACGATTCTTCGGATTAG
- a CDS encoding uroporphyrinogen decarboxylase family protein, whose product MDKLSHRERLDLIFAGEKPDRFAASFWRHFFHKEHNARGTAEAMLDFQKKFDWDFMKINPRADYHIEGWGFRQKYSHDEFAKHKKENFPVKRLEDWRDIEPLKLSTPALDEHLKVVSVIRKKSPKDLPILMTVFTPLAIAGRMVEDDQLLAGHIHEHPDKVLPAIEAITQTFEAFAVELRNAGADGLFYATTQWGSSNLISWDEYEKFGVPFDLRVINAAGSDALNLFHVCSSNNFLKELVNLDYPCAMYNWDSDDPTNLPIDKGIGYIPGKAIVGGVDHNGWLLHGTPDEMRGKIDRMKTDFDPARLIIGPGCSIPPEVPMENLKAIRERL is encoded by the coding sequence ATGGACAAACTCTCCCACAGGGAAAGACTCGATTTAATATTCGCCGGAGAAAAGCCGGACCGCTTCGCTGCCTCGTTCTGGAGACATTTTTTTCACAAGGAACATAATGCCCGGGGCACGGCCGAGGCTATGCTCGACTTCCAGAAAAAATTCGATTGGGACTTCATGAAGATAAACCCCCGGGCGGACTACCACATCGAAGGCTGGGGATTCAGGCAGAAGTACTCCCACGATGAATTCGCCAAGCACAAAAAAGAGAACTTTCCGGTCAAAAGACTGGAGGATTGGCGGGATATCGAACCATTGAAACTTTCGACGCCCGCCCTCGACGAGCACCTGAAGGTCGTTTCCGTGATTCGTAAGAAATCGCCTAAAGATTTGCCCATATTAATGACGGTTTTTACGCCGCTGGCTATCGCCGGCAGGATGGTCGAAGACGACCAGCTCCTGGCCGGGCACATTCACGAACATCCCGACAAGGTGCTTCCGGCCATCGAGGCCATCACCCAGACATTCGAAGCCTTCGCGGTGGAACTCAGAAACGCCGGCGCCGATGGACTTTTCTATGCCACCACCCAGTGGGGCTCCAGCAACCTGATAAGCTGGGATGAGTATGAAAAATTCGGCGTACCTTTCGATCTCCGGGTAATCAACGCCGCCGGGTCCGATGCCCTCAATCTCTTCCATGTCTGTTCATCGAATAATTTTCTAAAGGAACTGGTCAACCTGGACTATCCCTGCGCGATGTACAACTGGGACAGCGACGACCCGACCAACCTGCCCATAGACAAAGGTATCGGTTATATACCCGGGAAAGCCATAGTGGGCGGGGTTGACCACAACGGCTGGCTGCTTCACGGAACCCCCGACGAGATGCGCGGCAAGATTGACCGGATGAAGACTGACTTCGATCCGGCCCGGCTCATAATCGGCCCGGGTTGTTCGATTCCGCCGGAAGTCCCAATGGAGAACCTCAAGGCTATTAGGGAGAGACTATGA
- a CDS encoding GAF domain-containing protein, producing the protein MMDDKRQRLISNVKAAIADKKNETEVLTVAVVLIDAFSEGFDWTGFYMMRGGILEVGPYVGPETPHTKIELNSGICGAAASSKQSVVVDDVNADPRFLACSITTRSEIVVPLMDGDTCLGEIDIDSNRPAFFTDDDRIMLEEIARIIVRKLKALPRSD; encoded by the coding sequence ATGATGGATGACAAACGGCAGCGACTGATATCCAATGTTAAGGCCGCCATCGCGGATAAAAAGAACGAAACGGAAGTGCTGACTGTGGCGGTAGTGTTGATTGACGCCTTTTCCGAAGGCTTTGATTGGACCGGTTTTTACATGATGCGCGGCGGTATCCTCGAAGTCGGCCCGTATGTCGGCCCGGAAACCCCGCATACTAAAATAGAACTCAACAGCGGCATCTGCGGCGCGGCGGCTTCATCGAAACAGTCCGTTGTCGTCGATGACGTCAACGCCGACCCGCGCTTTCTGGCCTGTTCCATTACCACCAGGTCCGAGATTGTGGTCCCTCTTATGGATGGTGACACCTGCCTGGGGGAAATCGATATCGATTCCAACCGGCCCGCTTTCTTTACCGATGATGACCGGATTATGCTGGAAGAGATCGCGCGAATCATCGTTAGAAAACTGAAAGCGTTGCCGCGGTCGGACTAA
- a CDS encoding methylmalonyl-CoA mutase family protein, with translation MMADEKRKTTSDIDIPAIVRPSDVKPKPGTPEAAGEYPYTRGVYPDMYRGRLWTMRQYAGFGTASETNKRFKYLLEQGQTGLSVAFDLATQIGYDSDHPMARGEVGRTGVAIDSLEDMELLFDGIPLDKVSTSMTINSTAVILLALYIVVGKKQGVPPEKLMGTVQNDILKEFIARGTYIFPPKPSMRIITDIFAYAGKHLPKYNTISISGYHIREAGATAAQEVAFTLSNGIAYVKAALDAGMDINDFAPRLSFFFASHNNLLEEVAKFRVARKIWAVLMKEKFGAGSDKAMLLRFHTQTGGSTLTAQQPENNIVRTAMQALAAVLGGTQSLHTNAFDEALGLPTEKSAEIALRTQQIIGYESGVTDTVDPLAGSYYMEYLCDELDKRISATMDEIEKMGGAVSCVDSGYFRDEIARSAYAYQKAVEKKEITVVGVNKFKSQNAEIPHVLKVDPTLEKQQVKRLNNLKEKRNNDIVKKRLAALGEVARSDGNVVYPVIDAVENYATVGEISDVFREVWGEYHEKKL, from the coding sequence ATGATGGCGGACGAAAAAAGAAAAACTACATCGGATATCGATATTCCGGCAATAGTGCGCCCGTCCGATGTCAAGCCGAAGCCGGGGACTCCCGAAGCGGCCGGAGAATATCCTTATACACGTGGCGTATATCCCGACATGTATCGCGGGCGGTTGTGGACGATGCGTCAGTATGCCGGTTTCGGCACCGCCTCGGAAACAAATAAGCGATTCAAATATCTTCTCGAGCAGGGGCAGACCGGGCTTTCGGTGGCGTTCGACCTGGCCACTCAGATTGGCTATGATTCGGATCATCCAATGGCCCGCGGCGAAGTAGGGCGCACCGGGGTGGCGATAGACTCACTCGAGGACATGGAACTGTTGTTCGATGGTATCCCGCTGGACAAAGTATCGACATCGATGACAATCAATTCGACGGCTGTCATTTTACTGGCGCTCTATATTGTGGTTGGCAAGAAGCAGGGGGTACCGCCGGAAAAGTTGATGGGGACGGTTCAGAATGATATTTTGAAGGAATTCATTGCTCGGGGGACCTACATTTTTCCGCCGAAGCCGTCGATGCGCATTATCACCGATATCTTCGCCTATGCCGGCAAACACCTTCCGAAATACAACACTATCTCAATATCGGGTTATCATATCCGTGAAGCGGGCGCGACCGCGGCGCAGGAGGTCGCTTTCACGCTTTCCAACGGCATTGCCTACGTGAAAGCCGCTCTTGACGCGGGCATGGATATCAATGATTTTGCGCCGCGCCTGTCGTTTTTCTTCGCGTCGCACAACAACCTTCTTGAGGAAGTCGCCAAGTTCAGGGTGGCGCGCAAGATATGGGCGGTGCTCATGAAAGAAAAATTCGGCGCCGGCAGTGATAAAGCGATGCTGCTGCGGTTCCACACTCAGACGGGCGGGTCAACACTCACCGCTCAGCAGCCGGAAAACAATATCGTCCGCACGGCTATGCAGGCCCTGGCGGCGGTCCTCGGCGGGACACAGTCGCTTCACACGAACGCCTTCGATGAAGCGCTTGGACTGCCGACCGAGAAGTCGGCTGAGATTGCCCTGCGCACGCAGCAGATAATCGGCTATGAATCCGGCGTTACCGATACGGTGGATCCGCTGGCCGGTTCGTACTATATGGAATACCTGTGCGATGAACTCGATAAACGGATCAGCGCGACCATGGATGAGATAGAGAAGATGGGCGGCGCGGTAAGTTGCGTGGATTCGGGGTATTTTCGTGATGAAATAGCCCGCTCGGCTTATGCTTACCAGAAGGCTGTCGAAAAAAAGGAAATCACGGTGGTCGGCGTCAACAAGTTCAAATCACAGAATGCCGAGATACCGCACGTTCTGAAAGTTGATCCGACGCTGGAAAAACAGCAGGTAAAGCGGCTGAATAACTTGAAAGAAAAACGAAATAACGATATAGTTAAAAAGCGTCTGGCGGCTCTTGGTGAAGTCGCTCGATCGGATGGCAACGTGGTTTATCCGGTCATAGACGCTGTCGAGAACTATGCAACCGTGGGTGAAATTTCAGATGTATTCAGAGAGGTCTGGGGTGAATATCATGAAAAGAAGTTATAG
- a CDS encoding HEAT repeat domain-containing protein, translating into MNAQQGLKKKVDELFVKASSGEVMFRDMVEPAKDSIAAMGADAVPFLVEKFTTKSARERTTIIEILKKIGSPAVPYLIRSLKNPDYLIVQRVCAALGDIRDSSAVEPLMQVTSHKEWQVREQALGALGNIASSGAADPIVFSLEDSIGLVRKAAVVAAGKTGLSEAIRPLVHMLGDDFYGARLSAADALLRLDTTLVVEVLADSMISPNSFVGNLGCYVLGQIGSDDAIEVLMRQTRSEDPSRRAHAAVAIIKADPDDNCGYRGRILENETDRLTLLKIKSAI; encoded by the coding sequence GTGAATGCCCAGCAGGGGCTGAAGAAGAAGGTGGATGAGCTTTTCGTAAAAGCGTCATCGGGTGAAGTAATGTTTCGGGATATGGTCGAACCGGCAAAGGATTCGATTGCCGCAATGGGCGCCGACGCGGTGCCGTTTCTGGTCGAGAAGTTCACGACCAAGTCGGCGCGGGAGCGAACGACAATTATCGAGATTCTCAAGAAAATCGGTTCACCGGCAGTTCCGTATCTCATAAGGTCATTGAAAAATCCCGATTATCTCATTGTCCAGCGTGTCTGCGCGGCTCTCGGTGATATCCGCGACAGCTCCGCCGTCGAGCCGCTCATGCAAGTTACATCTCACAAAGAGTGGCAGGTGCGCGAGCAGGCGCTGGGCGCGCTCGGTAATATTGCCTCTTCCGGAGCCGCGGACCCAATAGTCTTTTCGCTCGAAGACTCGATTGGCCTCGTCAGAAAGGCCGCTGTGGTGGCAGCCGGTAAGACGGGGCTAAGCGAGGCGATTCGGCCGCTTGTTCATATGCTCGGCGATGATTTCTATGGCGCCCGGTTGTCGGCCGCCGATGCCCTCCTGAGGCTGGATACCACCCTGGTTGTCGAGGTTCTCGCCGATTCAATGATTTCCCCGAACAGTTTCGTAGGTAATCTTGGGTGTTATGTCTTGGGGCAGATCGGCTCGGATGACGCCATTGAGGTTCTCATGCGCCAGACACGCTCGGAGGACCCGTCAAGGCGCGCCCACGCGGCAGTGGCAATCATCAAGGCTGACCCCGATGATAACTGCGGCTATCGCGGCCGGATCCTCGAAAATGAGACCGATCGGCTGACCCTGTTGAAAATAAAGTCCGCTATTTAA
- a CDS encoding endonuclease domain-containing protein: MPVAGRKDPSPRPSPKGRGGDKTTSYSTGNSGSNPQSTDSARANFSSSPKGKTGDKTASYSTGNSGSNPQSADNAKANFSSPPKGKTGDKTASYSTGNSGSNPQSTDNARANFSSSPKGKTGNERASDSLSSNGSSSQTTVTIKANFLPSPSGRGIKGEGKRKIDLELLNLARCLRKSQTTAEGYFWSLVRNRRLAGFKFRRQYVVSPYVLDFYCHQARLAIELDGGRHNDPVGIESDQNRSAFLSQRGIRVLRFWNDEVFENIEGVLLVVLEALYYAKPSVRPSPRR; this comes from the coding sequence GTGCCAGTAGCTGGTCGTAAAGACCCCTCACCCCGGCCCTCTCCCAAAGGGAGAGGGGGAGATAAAACCACCTCATATTCAACCGGGAACAGTGGTTCGAATCCACAATCCACAGACAGCGCCAGAGCCAACTTTTCTTCCTCTCCCAAAGGGAAAACGGGAGATAAAACCGCCTCCTATTCAACCGGGAACAGTGGCTCGAATCCACAATCCGCAGACAACGCCAAAGCCAACTTTTCTTCCCCTCCCAAAGGGAAAACGGGAGATAAAACCGCCTCCTATTCAACCGGGAACAGTGGCTCGAATCCACAATCCACAGACAACGCCAGAGCCAACTTTTCTTCCTCTCCCAAAGGGAAAACGGGAAATGAGAGGGCCTCTGATTCACTTAGCAGCAATGGCTCGAGCTCACAAACCACGGTTACTATCAAAGCCAATTTCCTTCCCTCTCCCTCTGGGAGAGGGATTAAGGGTGAGGGCAAAAGAAAGATCGACCTCGAGCTTTTGAACCTCGCGCGTTGCTTAAGAAAGAGTCAAACAACCGCCGAGGGGTACTTCTGGTCTCTGGTGCGAAATCGACGTCTTGCGGGCTTCAAATTTCGCCGCCAGTATGTTGTGTCGCCTTATGTGCTCGATTTCTACTGTCACCAAGCCAGGCTGGCAATAGAGCTCGATGGAGGCCGGCACAACGATCCTGTTGGTATAGAGAGTGATCAAAATCGGTCGGCTTTCCTCTCGCAACGAGGGATCAGGGTTTTGCGATTTTGGAACGATGAGGTTTTTGAGAATATTGAAGGTGTGTTACTGGTGGTTTTGGAGGCCCTTTATTATGCAAAGCCCTCAGTCCGACCCTCGCCCAGAAGGTAA
- a CDS encoding DUF5668 domain-containing protein, whose translation MFLGILLLLLGVLMFLDNLGIIYIRIEDYILPIALVALGVSFIAGHKKKKS comes from the coding sequence ATGTTTCTCGGTATCCTGCTTCTTTTGCTGGGCGTCCTGATGTTTCTGGACAACCTGGGGATTATCTATATCCGTATCGAGGATTACATTCTTCCCATAGCCCTGGTCGCCCTGGGAGTCTCTTTTATAGCGGGCCACAAAAAGAAAAAGTCATGA
- a CDS encoding biotin/lipoyl-containing protein, which produces MPRYMVHVSGKEFDIDLEYRSEKYYARVNGKEIEISSFQLGESRSILIVDGQSLEIDVRSNGYDAKKTVFLKGRDIPVEIEDYNLARLRKAAGMTSGGKVEKSVRAPMPGLVLDIKVKPGDRVAKGNALLIVEAMKMENVIKAPNDGIIKEVRIDKGKSVEKGDILVEFE; this is translated from the coding sequence ATGCCGCGCTATATGGTACATGTGTCCGGCAAGGAGTTCGATATTGATCTGGAGTATCGCTCCGAGAAGTATTATGCCAGGGTCAACGGCAAGGAGATCGAGATATCCAGTTTTCAGCTCGGCGAAAGCCGCTCGATTCTGATTGTCGATGGTCAATCGCTGGAGATCGATGTCCGCTCGAACGGTTACGACGCCAAAAAGACCGTTTTCTTGAAAGGACGGGACATTCCGGTTGAGATCGAGGATTACAATCTCGCGCGGCTCAGAAAAGCGGCGGGGATGACATCGGGCGGCAAGGTCGAGAAATCTGTAAGAGCGCCCATGCCAGGACTGGTGCTCGATATAAAAGTGAAACCGGGTGACAGGGTTGCCAAAGGCAATGCCCTGCTGATTGTCGAGGCCATGAAAATGGAAAATGTCATCAAAGCGCCCAACGACGGCATTATAAAAGAAGTACGCATTGATAAGGGAAAGTCCGTCGAAAAGGGCGATATCCTGGTGGAGTTCGAATGA